From the genome of Muricauda sp. SCSIO 64092, one region includes:
- a CDS encoding cation:proton antiporter, whose translation MDYFVITSILVFLSAVFGYINLRFFKLPNTIGLTLITILFTLAVFALSYFDATLLEAERFIISQIDFKVVLLDIMLSFLLFAGALHTDLQKLREQRWPVLVFATFGVLVSTFLVGTAVFYLLMVLGLEVAYIHCLLFGALISPTDPIAVLGILKKAGAPKKLEIKIVGESLFNDGVGVVIFLTIFGMANGSESGFSLAGILELFGVEVFGGLLLGLLLGWLTYYFLKKIDDYNIEVIITLATVMTGTMIATHLHVSAPLAMVVAGLMLGGNKTRERAMSKLTEDYVDKFWELVDILLNTILFVLIGMEMLVLEFNTVYIYAGLLAIPIALLCRYLSLMVPVKLFQKRLDFVPNTTLIMTWGGLRGAISIALALGLTQSMGRDLFLVMTYIIVIFSILVQGLTVEKLITKLKLKPIENAWTSNKTRR comes from the coding sequence ATGGATTATTTTGTCATAACTAGTATCCTCGTCTTTCTATCTGCGGTATTTGGATATATCAACCTGCGCTTTTTTAAGTTGCCCAATACCATTGGGCTGACTTTGATAACCATTTTGTTTACCCTTGCGGTTTTTGCACTGAGCTATTTTGATGCCACCTTGCTGGAAGCCGAACGCTTTATTATTTCCCAAATCGATTTTAAGGTTGTTCTACTGGATATTATGCTGAGTTTTTTGTTGTTTGCCGGGGCTTTGCATACCGATTTGCAAAAACTAAGGGAACAACGTTGGCCAGTTTTGGTCTTTGCCACTTTTGGGGTATTGGTTTCCACATTTTTAGTGGGAACAGCCGTTTTTTACTTGTTGATGGTACTGGGACTTGAGGTTGCGTACATCCATTGCCTCCTTTTTGGGGCCCTGATTTCGCCGACCGATCCCATTGCGGTACTGGGCATTTTAAAAAAGGCCGGAGCGCCGAAGAAGTTGGAAATCAAAATTGTAGGGGAATCGCTTTTTAATGATGGTGTTGGAGTGGTCATTTTTCTTACCATTTTTGGAATGGCAAACGGTAGCGAATCCGGTTTTTCACTTGCCGGTATTTTGGAGCTGTTTGGTGTGGAAGTGTTTGGAGGATTGTTATTGGGCCTATTGCTTGGATGGCTCACCTACTACTTTCTCAAAAAAATTGATGACTATAATATAGAGGTCATCATCACCTTGGCAACGGTGATGACAGGTACCATGATCGCAACACACCTCCATGTTTCGGCTCCATTGGCCATGGTCGTGGCCGGATTAATGCTGGGCGGGAACAAAACCCGGGAACGTGCCATGTCAAAACTTACGGAAGACTACGTGGACAAGTTTTGGGAACTCGTGGATATTTTATTGAATACCATTTTGTTTGTTCTCATTGGTATGGAAATGTTGGTGTTGGAATTTAATACCGTTTACATTTATGCTGGACTATTGGCCATCCCCATTGCACTGCTCTGTCGTTATCTTTCCTTGATGGTGCCGGTGAAACTATTTCAAAAACGATTGGATTTTGTGCCCAATACTACCTTGATCATGACCTGGGGCGGGTTAAGGGGGGCTATTTCCATTGCATTGGCTTTGGGTTTAACACAATCCATGGGACGTGATTTATTTTTGGTAATGACCTATATCATCGTAATTTTTTCCATTTTGGTACAAGGACTTACCGTAGAAAAACTAATAACAAAATTGAAATTAAAACCTATCGAGAATGCATGGACGTCCAACAAAACCAGAAGGTAG